The DNA window CATTGGAACGCTGCTGGACGAGCCTTTCCTCTTTTTAAAGTTATCAATCGCAAGGTTTACGAGCTCCTCAGCCTGCCTTGATACCTCTTCCGGCATGAAGTCCACATGTCGTGTTATCCCCGGGACATTCACGAGCGGCGAGACCGAGACGAAGGTGGTCGAATATCTCTTTGCATAGAGCTCTAGGGAGGGAGGGGAGCAGTTCATGTCCATTGCAAACAGGTCTACGGCATTGGTAGCTATCAGCGGCTCTATTGTGATCCAGTTCCCGGTCATTCCAACATACACGTCGTCCGTGGTTGTCCTCTGGAGGATCTCTTGCCCGGTCTCGATCGAGCCTATCACATGTATCCCCTTGGCGCCAGCTTCTCGCGCCTTTGCTTGTACGGAGGGGTCCTTACAGCGGCCGATCAGCGCCATTCCGATAAAAGGCTCGTGCCCGTTAACTACGATGTTAACATACTCCGGGTCTAGGATCCCGAGGTCGAACGAGACGAGGTGCGGGCGGGGCGTCCCGAAGAGCGCGTCCTGCCCGAGCTCGAGCGGTATCTGTGAGCCGTAGATGCAGGAAAGGGCCAGGCGCATTGCAGTCTTAGCGAGTGAGACGTAGTCGCCGTCCACGTTCGTCAGGCAGTGCGACACGGCATCGATCTGCTCGTTTGCAGGGCCGCCGGGGAGTATGCCAAGCCCCCTCCAAGTCTCGATCCTGCCCGTTGTGGCGAACGAGAGGGTGCTGAGCCTCTCCGACGGGTCGGCATTTATCTCATTCAGGATAGCATTCCCCACCTCGACTGCGAGCTGCGGGTCTCCCTTCGCCTCATCAATGCCGTAGATTCTGGCGAGCGTCCTGAGCTTGGATGCGTCCTTTATGGAGTAAGGCGTCTTCCCCTGACCCGTTGCGACCAGGGTCTTCGCGACCTCTCTTGCATGGTAGGCGTAAGTAGAGAGGCCCATTGCATTCCTGAGGAGCATGTAGCGCATCGCCATCCCGTCGGCGTCTATGCCGCAGGTTCCACGCTCGAGCTTGCCCGGGATGATCCTGCAAGGCCCGTTGCTGCAGAACTGGCAGCTGAGGCCCTTCATGCAGAAGGACCTGCAGCGGACCTGCTCCTGCGCCTGCCACCGATCCCAAACATTTGTCATCTCTTCAGACTTTAATTTTTCATACATCTTCTTTATCGAGTCGTGAGCGCTGATATCCCGCATTAATTACACCGTATTACATATACCTGAACTGCCTTATAAAAAACTACAGTAGGGATGCAGCGGATCGCATGGAACATCTCTTTTTCGGATACTAGTAAACTATTCAAGTTTAGAGCAGATGCCATTTTTCGAAAATGCCTTCTCGCCAACCATTCTCATGCAGAAGTATCAATATTGATGTTACGAAACCTCGAGCACAGACAGATTTCGAAGTTATTTAATGGAAGAAGCGCCTCGGTGGCAATGAGTTTGGATTACGACAAACATAGGAAAAACGACAGCAAGGTAGCAAAAATCCCACCGACTATCTCTCATAATGCTATCTTTTACCAGAGGAGTGCAAATGGCAACGCAGGGAATTGCTGAGGCGAAAATAATAAATTGAAACCAAAGAGCGATGCCGGTGGCGATCATACCTAGCATTAGAGGAAGATCTCGATAGTGCTCCTTTTGCTCGATTTTAAAGCCATCATGGTGAAA is part of the Candidatus Methanosuratincola sp. genome and encodes:
- the cooS gene encoding anaerobic carbon-monoxide dehydrogenase catalytic subunit — encoded protein: MRDISAHDSIKKMYEKLKSEEMTNVWDRWQAQEQVRCRSFCMKGLSCQFCSNGPCRIIPGKLERGTCGIDADGMAMRYMLLRNAMGLSTYAYHAREVAKTLVATGQGKTPYSIKDASKLRTLARIYGIDEAKGDPQLAVEVGNAILNEINADPSERLSTLSFATTGRIETWRGLGILPGGPANEQIDAVSHCLTNVDGDYVSLAKTAMRLALSCIYGSQIPLELGQDALFGTPRPHLVSFDLGILDPEYVNIVVNGHEPFIGMALIGRCKDPSVQAKAREAGAKGIHVIGSIETGQEILQRTTTDDVYVGMTGNWITIEPLIATNAVDLFAMDMNCSPPSLELYAKRYSTTFVSVSPLVNVPGITRHVDFMPEEVSRQAEELVNLAIDNFKKRKGSSSSVPMEKRNAVVGFSIESILEALGGTLEPLLREIKSGSIRGVVGLVSCTTLGNGPHDLPTVNIARELISRDILVLSMGCGNAALQVAGLCSPEARELAGPGLKKVCGALGIPPVLSFGTCTDTGRLSILVSEVAKALHVDIPDLPVAVTAPQYMEQKATIDAIFALALGVLTHVSPTPPIVGGARLMKLLSQDLAHITGGSLLVEDDMMKAAEKIALHIEEKRSLLGLK